In Arachis stenosperma cultivar V10309 chromosome 1, arast.V10309.gnm1.PFL2, whole genome shotgun sequence, one DNA window encodes the following:
- the LOC130979549 gene encoding uncharacterized protein LOC130979549 has protein sequence MKFNTPKEAKGFDNNYRHIKGFTTRQGKKVTDIVKEIIRYTFVCNREGFREKKWLEKTDRKREHKVVTCCACVAEMRIKRKDGSEMCQYDYGVIGDVLEFDATYRRNKYNLPVVTDEFKVIWEAILDECGMRKVEWVQELYRKKYSWATAYIRGRFFVGIRTTSRCESLLAKLGRFVKSRTPILQTQFIELEKSSAT, from the exons ATGAAATTTAACACGCCTAAGGAGGCAAAAGGTTTCGATAATAACTATAGGCACATTAAAGGGTTTACAACAAGACAAGGAAAGAAGGTAACAGATATTGTCAAAGAGATTATTAGGTACACTTTTGTCTGCAATAGAGAGGGGTTCAGAGAGAAGAAATGGTTGGAGAAGACTGATAGAAAGAGGGAGCATAAAGTGGTAACTTGCTGTGCTTGTGTGGCCGAGATGAGGATTAAGAGGAAAGATGGTAGCGAAATGTG TCAGTATGATTATGGGGTAATTGGTGATGTGCTGGAATTCGATGCGACCTACAGGAGGAACAAATACAATCTACCCGTAGTG ACAGATGAATTTAAGGTGATATGGGAGGCAATACTTGACGAGTGTGGCATGAGGAAGGTTGAATGGGTACAGGAGTTGTACAGGAAAAAGTATTCATGGGCAACTGCTTATATTAGAGGAAGATTCTTTGTAGGGATTAGAACAACTTCTCGGTGCGAGTCTTTACTTGCCAAACTGGGACGGTTTGTGAAAAGCAG GACTCCGATCTTGCAAACTCAGTTCATAGAGTTAGAGAAGTCTAGTGCCACATAA